Part of the Passer domesticus isolate bPasDom1 chromosome 8, bPasDom1.hap1, whole genome shotgun sequence genome is shown below.
GGGAGAATGAGGCAAGTGCTTCCAGTTGTGCCTGCAGGTGCCAACAGAAGGTGTCTCTGAAGGGATCTAACATTAATCATGCTCCTCTGTACTTCTCTCAAAGAAAGAGCAGGTCATGTCCTGACTGGATAAGATCATGTCCTTTTAGCTGACTGCTAGTTCTTCCTCTGCAAACAGACCATTGCTTACTGCTCTTGCAGTCTGTGCTCCAGCCAGGGATGCTGTTTAATGCTAATTGCCCCCTTTTCCTTGTGTTGGTCCTGGGATTGCCACAGCCTTTGAGATGCTGCAAACCCCAGGCAGCTCAAATGCACAAACCAGGTGCTGTCCCCACACATATGTACAGTGTAGCTGGGTTTTTGCACTAATGATTTCTACTTGCCTGCTGGTGGACAGGTTTTTGGGAGTGTCtcttatgtgattttttttttccagtagtaAGTGAGAGACTGTCACATAattccaggagctggggctTTAACAAAACTGCTGCACAGCACAGGCCCTAGGTTAGCAGTTCTGGAAAATCCCTAGATAAATACATTTGACAGTGAGAATACATTGTCTTTTGATCTTGGGATCATGAAGGCGCTTGTTCTTTGCAAATTCCTTTTGCAGCTTGAGCAGAAAGAACAGCATGGTGTAACAGGAAGTGCTGGAGAATTTGGATTATCCAAGTGCCCTTTATAATGCTACTGCTCTTGTAATACTTGTCTGTATACTCTGGAGTTATTCACCTTCTGTGCTGTTCTCCACATGGGATTTTTCCAATCTTCAGACACCAGGTTCTGCACCAATTTCTCTGTTGAACTATTAAACTCCCTTATAGTCAGTGACCTGTATACACCTGAGATGTCCCAACACTTTTGAAACCTTAACTTATGGTCTTGGTGTTACTACATAGCAGAAAACCTGCCTGGTGTCCAAAAGTAGGATGAAAGCTCCTGTGTGGATTCTGTGCCGGAGTGTGTGTCACAGTTCCTGGAGTCAAGGCACTAATGTGATGTCAGTCTCTTTTCTCCATGTAGCTGCCCTGTTCTTCCTGCCTCAACACTTGCAGGAAGATAAAGATCCTTGAGGCCTCCATCACTGTCAAACTCAATTCAGCTTGACTGACACATTCAGAGATTCAACATGCTCATGTGCATGTTGGGTATGTAATTGAGACTCCTTACTTTCTTAGGAAACCagagttaaaagaaaaacccaaccaaactgtaaattatttctctttccttaaTTCTTGATTAATGCTTAATGTTTCCTCAACACATCTTGTGACATGATTTCAATGTGGAGTCTATTTGACCTAAGAATATAACCCCCTTAGCCTAAACCTTCTGTCTCAGTCTTTCATGAAACTGACTATGTGCACATCTGTAACCCTCTCCCACTCATGGCCTCTGAATGGTGGGCTACCACGTGTATTTAGTGCTGATATAACTGTTCCCCATGGTTTGATATACAGgctaaagtaattttttttcctaaaatccacATGTTTGCCATGGGAAGGACTATTTTCACAAGTCCTGTTATGTGGTTTGAATGAGATTACAACAAAGAGAGATTAGCTAATTACTCCAGGGTCGTTTTCCGTTTGGTGTGTGGGAAAGTTTAATGGCTAACATCCATAAATGTTGGCCAGAAAGCTGTGGGAGAGCAGCCTCATCACTCCACACCTGAACATCTTGAGCTACCCTGCTGATTTCAAATGACTTGTAAGTCATGAGGGCATTTGGATCCAAGCCTCTCTTCTCTGAGGGATTCTATGCTCTGCTTGATGCCATAAATAGCATTTGAATGCCATGAAGTGAGATGACTCCCATCTGTCAGTCTGGGAAGGCTAGCCAGCTGCCTAAGGAAGTCTGGAGACAAAAAagtgatttaaagaaaaatctgtagGGGGATTTAAGTCATACTTTTTTGTCTAATGCGTGTTTATCTTGTAACTATATCTCTATCAAACAAGCGCTGTGAGATGTTCATAGGGCAGTAAAAGCTCACGTCATTGCTGTGGAAGTCAGTGCCTGTTCAGAGTGGGAGTGGGAACTAGTTGTGTTAGAGCTGGGACCCATGGGCCCAGTGGGCTGAAGTGCCCCTTTCATCCTGTGCCATTGGCTGCTAGCCTTCTATTGAAGCCATGCCCAATCTCTATGGCTGgctgaaacatttaaaaatttggTGCCATCTCTTAGCCCTGAATATCTCGGCCAGTATCAGGCCAGTATCCCGGCCAATATCTTCGCTTTTCCATAGaaagcagccctgctctcaGGAATTGCAAGGAATGCTTAAAATCTAGTCTTGCATGAGAAAGTTGGTCCTGTAGCTTACTGTAGGCTTGCAGGAGCTCCCAGGTGTATGGCACCTTGAGCTAATAGCTCTGGCAGTGTTTCTGAGCTCTTAAGTTGCCAGTATGTCACCACTGAAATGTCCTGATGGTCATCCTGAAGCCTCATGCCATCTGGAGGATGCTTACTTGCTTTGGTGGTTGTGGTCACCTGCTCCTCAGCTGAGACCACACATGAAGGCCACcactgcagtggctgtggggctgcccTGTCACATCCACCTGCCTGCCTGAGCACCTCTGATTGTTGCCTCTGCTCCTTTGCATGCAGGAAATAAGGCACATAGGAAGTGCACACAATCGGAGTGCAGTGCCCTTCACTGCTGCCACAGCTTCTGCCCCCAGGGTGATCACTGCTCAGTACAACAGCCCAGCAGGCCTCTACTCCTCAGAGAACATCCAGACCTTCAACAATGCCGTGGAGACAAAAACATCACCTGGGTCCCTGGAGCCTAGCAAGCCGTAAGTACCTCCCTCGCCCCCCTCGCTCCCTGGGCTCCAGGGAAAGGCTTCAGGAGACACGAGTTCACTGCAAAGGTACCAGTCTGTCAAACCAAGAAAAGCTCTCTTTCAGGACAACGGAAGTAGAAGAGGCACAAGCGTGGATGTTGTTCCcagggacagggcttggaggagTGGGGAACGTTTCATGAGGTGCAGACGTGAAATTAATGCTGTTGTGTTTCTTTGTTTAGCAGAGACCGACGCAGTTTCCACGTGCGTTCAGCATGACATACCAGCCCGCTGGTCTGAACAGGTGCCTGACAGCTTGTTACAAGCACTTCCTAAAGTCAGTGTTTTGTGCTGTGGTGTTGGGCAGGAAAGGCACCAGCTAGTGCAGGAAGCACACCCGTCCCTGTTCCCAGCTGGCCTGGGATTCATAGACAAGCTCTGCCTTAGTTTGGATATTTCTGTGGTTTGTTATCAAACTTGGCTTTTCACAGGAGTTTTAAAAAGTAGCTGAAACATTCATTCCTGTGTGAGTGGCTTTATGTATGAGATTGGAAAGGGTCCCAGCCTTAAAAGGCCCTGTTCATTTTTGTGTTTGCAACTGAGCCGCACCAAGGACATTATTTTATCCTAAATTTTCAAAGTTCCCCTTTTTTTCATTGGAAGTAATAAACCAGGAGCTACCTGAAAGTTTTCTGGCTGTGATGGTCAGGTTTCTTAACTGCCCCAAGTCTCTACATAGCAATATTAAGCTGCTTAGAAGGCTTTGGCTATTTTAATGATAAAAGCTGGCAGACCAGTGCTTTTGGTAATACTTGATTAAATTTCTGACTTAAGAGTGGGGAGGCAGAAGTAACTTCAGGCTCTGCTGTTGCAGGGTACAAAGACCTGATTGTGCTTTAACACAAGCCTGACAACTTTCCTGTGAGTGAAACCAGCTCCTTGCATTGGCAGCCCAGTCTGCAGCATGGTCCCTTCTAGGCAGTTagtgctgcagctggcagacAAGGTGACAGATTGTTCTTCATTTGCTTCTGGTAGACTCAGCAGCCTCATTCAGGGGCTGGGAAAAACAGAGCAAGGACAAGGCAAATCTGAGATTGCGTTAACCTGATGGGACCATCTGGCAGTGAGATACCATCCCTAGTCTACTCTGGTGTCCCCTCCATGTGAGAGCACTCCCTGGAAGCCAGGTAGATTTGGCTGGAACCTTGTAGCTGATCCCTTTCTCTTGCAGGGATCAGCAAAGAGGTGGCTTCCTTCTAGGACTGTGGCTCACTCTGCTCTCCTAGCAGGAGCATCCATTGCTAGCCCTGCTCCATCTTTGATATGTGACATCTCTTTCATCCTTTCCTTACTGAAACACAGCAAGTTGCAAAGGAATGCTGGAAAAGCTGTGAATGAGGCTTTGGTGCTAATATGCTTTGTGTTTACAGAGTCATCAAAAGCAAATGAATTAATGCTGGTTTTCAGTGAGATCCAGGGACCTCAGCCTGCTGTTAAAAACTCACTGTAGTCTCCCCAGTGCACAAGGACAGGATGTCTAGGCTCTCCCTTCAAACACTGTTCCAGCTGCCTTTAAATTCCTGACCATCTGTTTGCTGAGTTACTTGATACATACCTGACCTTGCTCTGGGTTTACCTGATATTTATCTGCATCCCCATCCTGCACCTTGCAGATTTAGTGAACTTATCACAGTCTATCTGAACCCAGAAATTGATCCTGCCACTGCACATGGTGACATAACTGGAACCTAGTCCATGCTTCATCCTTAGGGGGTGTGTGGTTTAATGCAGGCCTGTAGTACatatagaaataaaagaaaatatctgcaCTGGATTTGATGCCACAAAGCAGGTGGGGATGGAGAAGCCCCACTGCTGAGCACATCTGGTTTGGGATGTGAGGTGAGATTACGCCTCAATAGGATGCCAAGGCTAGCTTtgaggagagcagcagtgaaGGTGGCATTCCTTGTCTGGACAGTGGGACCACAAGTGTGTGCGCAGGGAGTTACTGTATAATAAAACCCCTGCTGCCACTTCTTCATTGCTTTTACAACCCATGCATTTGCTTATCAGTGGAATGCTTGCTTTTTAGTTTTTGTGTGGACACACATGGAGTGTGAGACCAGAGACACAGCATTAGCCAGAAGCCTGCAAAGTTGTGTATTCAGTGGTGTGTCCTTAAGACAGTATTCTGCAGCTGCTTGATGTCTTGAAGTATTTGGCTTTGCCCTTCATtaaattctttcttctttcctttcttcctcctctgcaTTTTCCCCTCAATTTGGCAATgtaaaccccaaacaaaccttGAACAACCCCACCTCCACTGCCCGTGCGGACGCGTGGGCTGGCAGCCCCTCGCCGGTGGGTGCGATGCAGGCCCCCATGGCCTCGGTGTACGACCCTCTGCAGAGCTCCGAGCTGCGGCGCAGGCACAGcgcctcctccagccccagccaggtcCGAGTGGGGCCTGAGCAGCTGAAGCACGCGGCCCAGGTCTGCCCCAAGAGCCCTGTGGAAGTGGAGGTGCCGGGACTCAAAGTGCTGCACGTGCAGTTCAATTCTCCCCTGCAGCTCTATTCGCAGAGCAACATCATGGACACCCTGCAGGGGCAGATCTCTTCTGTTAGCCCTGATTTCCCCAGGTAACCTGCCCATGGcctctgcagccagctcagcacaTCTGCTCATCTGCATTTCGGTGTCCACGAGTCTCTTGTCCCCGTCTGTGGCTCATGGAATTGTCCGGTCACAAGAAAACAGCATTTACATTTCACCCTTCCAGTGTCAGTGCATGACTCTTCACAGGAGCTTTCTCTGCATTGTGCATGGTGCCCAACACCATGGGAAACACCAAAACATGTTTTTAGTGTGTCAGTATGTCCGTTGTCCCCTGCACACCCACACAGCAGGACTTGACAGCACCTGGTGGCTTTTCTGGAGGAGCCACCTGCAGCAGATGGGTTTGCTGAGGGTAGGAGGGTGCTTTATCCTGAAAGCTGGTATTTTTCCTGCACTTGCAGTAACTTTTGTTGTTTGTGACTGATAGGTGCTGGCAGTCATTGTTCTTTTGTTTGGCCAAGGGTGTGTGCTGAGCATGTTTCATTTCAGGCTGAAGCAGGTACCCATGCTCTCCATCTTTGGCTGACAGCAGTCAAgagtttggagcagcctggcaggcaCTAGGCACATGGAGGGACAGTCTGTGTTCCCACCCCTGCCCGCTTGTCTGCAGaggtggctgcagcacaggctaCCTCTGGCCAGAGGAGTGGAGGATGTTCAGCATGCTCTGAGATCTGCAGGACCTGTGGTGAGCCTCAGCATCACAAGGCCTGGGTGCTGTTTGATGTTGTCTTTGTGGTACTTGGGAACCCCCTGGCCTGTGCCTCTAAGTGACAGCCTCTGGGATTTGCAGGGAGGACTTCAGTGTCAGGACAGGTGAAACAGAAAGCATGTTTATCTGTCTCACAGGAGGAGTCCAGTCAAGGAGGAATTGTGAACCTTCTGCTATGTGACCAAGCAGCTTGCACCTGTGTGACATGTGGTCCCTCCCTGGGCTTCCATGGGACAGAAAAGGACGCAGACAAATCTCTTGGCTCCTGGACTGCTCACAGTTCCCTTCTGGGAACCATGTACTTCAAAGCAGAAAAGCTGGTGTCCTTTCccctgggcacacacagccaaacTTTGCCATGTGCCAGGAGCCAAGAGATAGTGGGAGGCTGAGGATTTACTCCTGCCTTGTTACTCAGTGCTGTTACTTGCTGTAAGTCAGTGCTCTGGCTTGTAGTCAGTACCATGCACACCAGAAGTGGTCGCActgccagctctctgtgctggccTGGAGAGCTGATAGTGCTCACAAAGGAGCCCCAGACATCAGCAATCATTTGTGGCAAAAGGAGGTGCTCCAAGCACTGAGCCTTCCTGTAGCCTTGAGACTCTTGTAAGATTTGCAAAATAGGCTGGCATAAAATAGCAAAATGCCCCTAGTAAAAAATAAACTGTGCTTTTTGAAGATTCTGTGCAAGGCTGTGTTTTTATGATTATCTTCTTGCCAGTATTCAAGGCTCAGTGATCAAGTATTAGTCAGTGTTGCAAGTTTCCCATGGTAACAGCAATGAGATCCAGTAATGGTTGTGTAAGTCTAAGACCCAATAAATGTGGTTGAGTTTGTTCCCTATAAAGTTTCTGTGTGAGGAAACTCGTGTGCCTTGGAAAAGGACACAGTTGCTGGTGATTGCTGCAGATAAAATACCTGTGTAACAGGAGGTGCCAAAAATCAGCTTGCATACAGAGACTCAATATATTGCAGGTACAATTTCTGTGCCTGTGGCCTTGCCCTTTCAAAGGATACACATGCTTTTTGGAGATGTTGTTCAATTTAAGCAGCATAGCCTTCTGCCCTGACAGTTTGGGGAATTTTACTCTGCTGGTACAAATCTGGATTTGATGGTTTTTATAGCCTTTTGGATGTCTTGTATATGCAAGTGAACGTATAGGGTGCATACCTGGGAGAGCTGATCTGTATGTTATGCACTGCCACAATGCATGGTTGGAATGTGATGGCTTTGTTTGACTCTAATGCTTTTTAAGATTATTTAAACTCTGCTTTTTGGATGCATGTTATTGAAACATTCTTAGTATGCAAACTGCAATGAAAGGCTTCTTGCATAATGTTTTTATGGGTGGATAGAGCAGTGGGAGTATATGGGTTTACATGAGATGAATGTAATATGGAGCATGGGACATCTTCTGTCTAATAGAAGGTGCATAATTCTTTTATTTGGGTAAGAAGTTTCAGTAACTGAGATTCAGGCTTCAAAGGTTCAACTGTTTGCATGTCTAATGTGCTTCCTGCTCCACTGAAAATTGctaaaaatggaaacattttatgAAATCCTTTTTATGGAAATAGCATTTTATAACTCATGAGATGATTTTACTTCTGATGCTTGAAGAGTTTATTATGCAGAGTAACTCCCAGATGACTCCATCGGTCATTGGCATTGAAAGTATGCGGTTGCCTCCTCAAGAAAAAGATTTCCCTCTGCAATTTAGTCTGAACTTCAGGATGTTTGTGTACTTTTCATGCAATCACAGAGTGCAAGAATGGCAAAACTGAGCAGACCATTTACATTTATAAGACTACATTATAGAATTGAGCTATCAGAGGAGATTTGTCAGCTATTTCATTTTATTGTATATGTTTTCCTGCAGCTACAGAACACAAGGCAGGCAGGAACTTCCTCTGTCCTTTAGTCCATCCCTTAGTCCAGCATTTGGCAATTTAAACCATTGATTTAAATAATTCCCACTGTATATTTGTCCAGACTGTCTTCAAATCCTTTAGTTTGGAGGTTCCTTGCCTGTCCACAACAATCTCCTTTGATATTTCAGTGTCAATAGACATATTGGAAAGCTTTTCCCAAGGGATATACTAAATATCCTCCAGCAGTTTAACCTATCCTCTACTCACTGCATGTGGAGGGTATCTTAAGTACTGCCTccagactatttttttttatccccaAAGACCCTTTGAGTGGCACAATAGCCACCCTTTCCATGACCCTGTGCTGTGAAAAGCTGCCCCTGAAGCACCTTGGGCTCTAAGTCgaggggtggcagcagcacctcaggGCAGCTGCACTGAGGGCTTAGCCTTAGCCTTAGCCAGCAGAAATCTCTGCCCTCTACCTGCTCATTAACCTTAGTAAAATACTGTAAATGGGCTCCACCTAGAAAATGGATATAGCAACACTCACTTGACAACCAGACTAAATTACTTCCAATCAGACAATCTTCTAGTTAGACCCTACAGCTGTTACTTTGTGAAGGTGACATTTACAAGGAATTCGTAGGGTACTTgcaaagatttctttttaatggaaTAAACTTTACTTACTTGGGCATTCACAGGGGTGTAAGGTAGCAGTGTAAGGTAATTAATGCAATCAAGGAACATGTGTGGATGGCACACTGCTAGGTGAGATTCCCATCCCAGCACATGAACTCTTTATTTTCCTATTAACAGAGCTGTGATTTCCTGGGCAGGTTTGGCTGCTGGAGTGTATGGTAACTGTGAAGCAGGGAGAACCCTGGCTGGGGCAGTGGGTGAGCAGCTGCTGACCAGCGTGGGCagacagcccagcccagcccagcgtGCCAGTCCCACCCAGAGCACATCCAGCACCTCCGTGTTCGTGGCCTCCTCGTGTGCGTGTGCTTTGCACGTCCATTCTTCAGTCATGTGAAAGTTTTGCTAGAGGGATTTGCTTTAGTTTTCATCCATTTAACAAGAGGATTGTCTGTTCCTTTCTCAGTTTAGATCAGCATAACCAGACCCCTGGCAACATTGCCATAGACAAACAATCTGAAGTTTATAAGATGCTGCAGGAGAATCAAGAGTCAAATGAGCCACCCAGACAATCTGCTTCGTTTCTTGTGTTGCAAGAGATCTTGGAGTCAGAGGAGAAAGGTGGGTGCCTGATCTGAGCATGCTCTTCCTCTCTGCTGTTCTTTGGGTTGAGTAATATTTAAAACTTTACTTTCCATGTAGCTGTTGATTGTTCAAGGTAGCACGTGTAGGTGGCTTCTACAGAAACCTACAGACCCTGTCACTAATTTGATCCCTTCATATTCTCTCATTTATTAGCTTCAGTGTCTATGGGCCCACATCATTGCTTAATCATTGAATGAGCGCTCCAGAAATAAACCCTTGCAACATTTAGTTATcaagaaggaatttttaaagTTACAAAACCGCCTGTAGTTTCTACAGTTTTGCCCTTTTAAGACAGTACTCACTGATTAAAGACCATTTGATTCACCACTTTGGGTGGGATCACAAGAATGTGCTCTTCAGTGAGCCCTGTTGCTTCTGAACTCCATCCCCCTAAACAAGGAAAAGTATCCCCTTCTGCAGCTGAATGTAAAAATATAGAAGCTGGGTTACAGTGAGCAGTTCATAGCTTTTAACCTCTGAAAATTCGCTCTTCTTGGCATTCTTGATCTTAGGTCTGGACTTGTACAATTCAGAGCTATAGAGTTTAAGATGAAAAAGCCAATTAACTTATTTGGGGGCTAAATCATGCCCTCTTCTccccttaaaaaaataaatgaatgggAAAAGAATTCCAAgaatgatcttttttttttgtccttagGCCAGTCTTTTGTGTTATTAGCTTGGCAGTGGTACGTTCAGTTTAATCCAAAAAAAGCCTGGTGCTGAGATATTCACCACAAAGAGAAACAGATCAGCCAAGTACTGGTAGGTCTGAGGGATCTGTAGGGAAACAGCAAAATGAAGGAAATAAGGAAACAATAGGAAGAAAGAAACCAGGATCACGGAGTCTCTAATATGCTGTTAAAATACCCACCGGAAAGAATCTTTTAAATATTGAGTGTTTGCAGCTTGCCCTCAGGGTTCAGCTCCTGCGTGGAAGGAGTAGCCCGGACTTCTCACGAAGCCAAGGTCCTCCCCTGTGCTTAGTAGTGGTGAAGAAGATAAGAAGCAAAAGCCTCTCTGTTTTATCTTTCTTTGAAGATTTGCAGCATTGTTGGGATTCTCTGGCACAAGGTTTGCCTGCCGGGATAGGCTCTGGCATTATTCCGCAGTGAGCTGACAATACCCCatgtgctgctgggccagcagcaaACAAACACTGTCAGATCGCTGGTGTGATAAACGCACATTGGACGGCAGCGCCTTctcccagcccggctcccgGCAGTGGGTTGTGAATGGCAGCTGTGAGCCATGGCTGGGACAAGGCCCTTGGGGCATCGCTGACTGTGTGGGCTGCGCTGTCACCAGCTGAGAGCCTGGGCGGGCACAGCGACGGGTGTGGGTGTTTGGAGGCACCACGGCTGGTCTGAAGGCCTGACCCCATACTCAAAAGTGGAGAGTGTTTCACTGGGTGGAACATGCTGCGTTTCCTGTGGGTGTTTGATTAGgagagattttaaaaagtgttgTCAATGTTGCTGATAAGAACAAAGTGCTGTTGAGGCAAAGGGAGTGAATAGAAGAGTCTGAAAATGTGATTGCTGCTGCTTGCTTCCCAGTGAGGGTCACTTGCAGCAACTCTTGGAGGTCAGGCTTTGTTTGGAGGGTTAAGGAACTTGCACCTCTGGACCAGTGTCTGCACAGAACTGGGTGCAAACCAGTGCAGCATcacctgccccacagctgaggtaGGCAGTTCCCCccttttccttcagctcttcTATCAGTaatgctgccctgggctgtggtgaGTCCCTGACATGGCTCGTCACCAGCGTGTGTCTCTGGAGGGTTTTTCCACCCCGTGCACTGGGACTGCCCATTGGAAGTGTGCTCTTGGTTTGACACTGGTCAGAATGATTTCATCAGTATCTCTCACAGTCCAAGGTGATTCTGGTGAAATATCATGGGAGTCTCAGCAGCCTTCTTCCCTTGTTAAGTGGTGTCGAACCCCTGAGAAAAGTCATATAGATGAGATTAGTCCTATCACTGGTGTCATTTTGTAAAAGGCTCCTTTTCCCCTGCAGATATTTAAAGGCTTGCCTCGTATCCCACATCTAGGATCCATGCTGATTTAGGCATCCAGGTCAGCACAATGTCTCCTGCAAAGGCCTTGCAGGAATTCCCTGCCCTAGAGAAGTTGCAATAGGGAGATACCTGGAGTATGCTATGCAACAGCAGGGGAGTGCAAGGTtatccccagtgtcccagggctctgcaaGAAGGAGTTTGTTAACCAAATCTTCTAGGAGTCTTGGGGGAACCAGCTCCATTGTAAAACAGacagcagactggaaaagggcTTTGACAGTCCTCCCAACAGAACACCCATCTCTTTCTGAGCTCAAATCTGGGAATCAGCTTGACCCTGAGTGTGTGATCAGGACACATCAGGCAGACTCCAGTGCTGCCAAGGCTcaggctttgctttgctttgtgcaTCTGTGCATGTGAGACACATCAGCTGAAGTCTGATGGGCTTTTAAGATGAGAAAATAATCTCATCTGACTGCCCACCATCTCAAGCCCTCACATTTTCAGGGCGAGATTCAGCTGTGtccctcctctccttcctccccacaCATCCCTAAATCCCTGCTCACTTTCCATGCATGAACCCCGGCCTCAGAGTTGGGGTTAAAGAATATCCTGCCCCCAGCAGAGCATCTGCTTGGGAGGAACAGCCTCCAGCCACGCATCTCACATGCTCTGAAGCACTCTCCTTCCACCCCCAGGAGACCCTACCAAACCATCTGGATTTAGGAGCGTCAAAGCCCCTACCACAAAGGTGGCCTCATCGATTGGGAATGCCCAGAAGCTGCCCATGTGTGACAAGTGTGGATCTGGCATTGTGTAAGTAAGCCTGTCCCTGGGGTTGCAGGTGAGCAGCCCAtgcctgtgccaggggctgaggtAGTGCACCCAAACAGCTTCACTTACCCACATCCAGTGCATCCAGGAGACTCAAGGCACCTTTATTCTCACCAGCTTTAATAACACTAACTTTGCAGGTCCCTGCAGTGGGGCAGGAGTTTGGTTTCCATCTACAGATCCGTATCAGTGGAAACCAGAACAAGTCCCTGTGACTCAGACCTTGAGGCAGTTGTTGCTGCAGTGTTTGGCTGACCTGAAATCTGTTTACAGCATTTGGAAACAAAATGACCTTTCCATTCAGGGCCTGTGTATTTAATGTGTTTCCTGTCTCggtgctcccaggcgtggcacggagctTGCCTTGGTGGTCAGAGGCAGTGGGGACTGCAGAGCTCCTGTAGGACCCCACATCTCCACTGTGTCTATGCAGAGACATATTGGTTTTTGTCTTTATGTGGGTAAAATTAAACTCCAGCATACCTGGGGTTTGATACAGAACTGCTGTCAGTGTGACCATATGGGGGACCCAGCATTGAAAACAGTCCATTTTTTCAACCTCAAATTCTTCAAATTCTTCCTCTGCAACCC
Proteins encoded:
- the PDLIM1 gene encoding PDZ and LIM domain protein 1 isoform X2 encodes the protein MPQVTPGSKAAIANLCIGDQIIAIDGVNTDNMTHLEAQNKIKGCTDELTLTVSRTEAKVWSPLVSEEGKTHPYKMNLASEPQEIRHIGSAHNRSAVPFTAATASAPRVITAQYNSPAGLYSSENIQTFNNAVETKTSPGSLEPSKPLDQHNQTPGNIAIDKQSEVYKMLQENQESNEPPRQSASFLVLQEILESEEKGDPTKPSGFRSVKAPTTKVASSIGNAQKLPMCDKCGSGIVGMFVKIRDKQRHPECYVCSDCGTNLKQKGHFFVEDQIYCEKHARERVVPPEGYEVVTVFPK